In Ammospiza nelsoni isolate bAmmNel1 chromosome 11, bAmmNel1.pri, whole genome shotgun sequence, the genomic window CGGGAATGGGGGTACCGGGAATGGGGGTACCGGGAAATGGGGATACGGGAATAGGAATACGGGAATGGGGGTACGGGGATGGGAGTACCGGGAATAGGGGTACCGGGAATGGGGAACCAGGAATGGGGAACCGGGAATGGGGGTAACGGGAATAGGGGTACCGGGAATGGGGAACCAGGAATGGGAATACGGGAATGGGGGTCACGGGGAACGGGCGTCACGGAAATGGGAATCCCTGGAAATGGGGGTCTATTGCTTACATTCCAAGAAAGAGTATTAAATACTGAAATGACCTGTGGAAGGTGAAGTGGTTATCAGTGTGAAAGTCCAGTGTGTGGCAGTCGCAGAAAGGAACCCATGAAAGCCCTTTAAATCCCAACACACAAGCTGTGAGTTGGCAGTGTATGCCAGCTTTTACCAAATCACAGCAAACTGCAGATCACAAAAATTGGCCATTAGGTCAGATATATAATGAAGCAATAGGCATCAGCATCAACCCTGGTAAGTGGTATAAGAAATTACAGTATTCTTATTGATATTATCAGAAATTTCAGTGACtctatgaaaattataaactaggcaaaaaaacaaaaggggGACACTGATGCTTACTGTGGCATAGTGTTTCCCAACAGAGattttcaaaatgtaaaaattatatcATCCTTTAATCTGAAGGAAGGTATTAAAATGACAGTAAGGAAACGACATCAAATGCTAGAAATCTTAGTCAGCATACTTATAGACAGAAATGCCACTGGTACACTGAGAAAATGGACACCAATGCAGCATGGTATTGAACCCCAGAAATGTCCACTGCTTCACTGTCTGGCATTTCATTAATATGCACATAGCAGCTCTACTACATTCCTACTGATCCCCTTCTTGGCAAACCACTAGTTTCTTCAGTGCCAAGATTTTAGGTACATGATATTAGTGATACAAATCTATGCCCTTCAAGTGAAATGTATTGTGGAGAGAAAATCCTGTCtgagatgttcagtcattccattttctagacagactaaataaaaagaaagccaAGTTATAGGGTTGTGTACTTGCTATTACAAAACACCTGCCGGCATCTGAAAATAAGCTAGCAAAAAATCAGCATAAATGACACTTGAGGCAAACAACCTTTTGAAGAGAATAATGGTGtgataaataaaaacaatacaTTTCCAGGCTATTGAGGTACTTCAGAAAAGGATTGAGAGCAGAGGCTGAACTAGTGGGGAAAGATTAgagaatcccaagaaaaacatgacctgGCAAAACTCCTGAAAGATATGGGCAACTGACCTGTTGAAACCTTCAGGAAATCAGCGGCCAATGATTTAGACAGACTATTAAAGTAACTTGCAGGTAATTTTCCCCTTCTGCTCCTTTTTCACCAGTCAGCATCACAGGGTGAATTGTGACCATGGAATCACGATTTTTTGGATTATATTTTAGCTttaggagagaagtacagcagctgaagtacctattactgatgtgatacccaaGAGCAAAGATTTGACACATTTCATTCAAGTCCAGTTACAAATATTAATACTAAGAGGAGAGGATTGGTCTTTTGCATTGCACTCTTGTTTTGCAGCCTGCTCTGATCCTGATGAAACTTTTATGATTAGCTTCTCCCTAAAAAGGAGGAAGTCAAATTAAATTTCCCTCCCTATTGGTGGAGGTTTCACATTTTGTTTGTTGAGCCTAAAAATGGAACTGAAACTAGCAGGAATGACTGTATTTTAAGTGCTATGTCCTTGAAGGCCATCTCAGTTTGATAAAAGCCTACAAAGAATATTCTGTTTCCTCCAAGACCAGATGCATGCTATTTAGTCAAACTTTCTTGTAATAAACCCTAGTTATACAAGATAGTCACAAATAGCAGAAACACTTATTTCACCATTTAGGGAACCAACCTTTTCACCCTCTTTTGGGGTGAGCATTATCTGGTAGCTGAAGTAATAAACTTGAGAACATAAATCTCCCTACTTCTGAGAAGCTGCTGACACAGGAACCACCCAAGCTCTGTGACTTCCTCCTTTACATTCACTAGTCAAGCTTAGAAGCCTAAAGTTGACTGGGTCAATCAAAGACTAATGCTAACCTAGCCAGAGGTCTATAAAAAGTCCAAAAATAATCCGAGTTCTTCTTAGATAATGAGAAATGGAACAAGAACTACCAATCTGGTTACTTGCAACATACCCCTAAAACTTATTCCCTTCTATTCTTCCTTAATGCATAGCCACGGGTACAACCAGGAAAAGATGAAAGTTACTGATGTCAGCAAGGGAAGGATCATAAAGAACTATTCCTATTAATCATCATACAGGCAGCAACTCTATAATTAAagacacagaaacagaaaaaatattgaacGAATGCTAGATATTGAAATTGTGGAACTAGCCTTACCCctgccccccaaaaccccatatCAGCCTTCTCTTGGCTGCAAGCACTTTCCCCCTTGGTGTAGGTATGATTGCAGCCAGCAGGTGCTGGTGGCTCCCCAGTCAGGCAGGGAGGGTGCTGTGACCCTTCTGAGGGTGGGGATCCCTGCCCATACTGCTACCCAGAGCAGGTGATGGTGAGAAGTGGCAGAAAAGAGCCAGAGGGAgggtgctgggacagggaggccgttcccagcagtgctggggtgcaGCGGGGTGGTCTGGCCCAAAAGTACCATTATTGAGGAAAGGGCATTGAAACCAACCCTGGAGAACACCATGGAGCTTTATTCATGATGCCAGCcggctgctgggagcaggaaccCTTTGGCCCCTCCATCACCCCCAAACCACGTCCTGGCCTGgtggggcaggctgggctgggcagtgtgGGGGCAGCAGGCGGCCCCTCAGTGTGACAGCCAGCTCCTCGGTgtgacagccagcagcagctccatcctgcagctccatccccatcacggacagggcagagccccagcactgagagtccagaggagctggtgggGATCAGGGCATCTGGGCCCTAGGGTGGGTGACTTGGTGCCATCAGGGTGGCAAAGCCTTCCTTGCCCACCCGTCTCCTGGGGGAGATGTCTTCCTCTTGAGGGGCTACATTCTGGTGCTGTGGTCCACCTGAgggggcagagagggagggGTTGGTGTGGCTGCCCTCTCCATCGCCATGCTGGGACAGCAAGGCTGGGTACTCACCGAGGCCTGGTGCCGCTCCCTGCTGATGTGCGCCACGGCATCATGCACAGAGGGGAAGAAGGAGTGCTTGGTGATGGCTGAACTGAAGAAGTTGCCCTGCTCCAACTGGGCCAGGACAGATACTGTGTGGAGGAATAAGCACCCAGCTGAGCCCCTGTCAcccacccagagcagcctcctcccGCCTCCTGTGTTTTGGGCGACACCAGGGTCACCACCATGGGACAACCTGCAGGACCCATCCTCTGAGGAAACCCTGGGGGTGGGAGCACCATGGGGGGACCCCCCAGGCTATCAGCTGTGTGCCAAAGGGGTGGCcatgcccagccagggctcatGACTCTGCAGATCCCCCTCACCCGAGCAGCTGGCAACGAAGACGTCCACTTCTATCTCATGGAAATCCCTGAAGATCTGCAAATGGGAACAAACATTTTACCCAGGAAGAGGAATGGGCAGCAGCCATTGGGGCACCCCACAGGGCCCCAGAGACACCATCAGTGAGGCTGctgtcctgcctgctccccagccccttACATTCTTCAGGATCTTGATGGCGACGGTGTCCACGAAGTTGATGGGGCTGAAATCCAAGATGACAGCGTGGAAGTTGGGCTTGGGCAGCCCTAGGCTCTGCAGGGTGGGCTCTGAGGGTGCACCGCTCTCTTCTGAACTCAACTCAATCACTGACACGCCTGGACCGTCCTCTGCatgctggggaagggaaggagacCTGGTGTCAGCAGCACCCTGGTCATGGCAGTGCTCCCCCGGGCTCACCTTGGTGAGGCTCTTTGGCTGCATGAGGGCACAGGCAGTGGGTGGCCCCAGGAGTGGCTGCCCCTTTCACATCTTCACCGACTTTTGGGCTCCTTTCAGATGTATCAAAATCCACCCCTCTCCCCAGCACCACTCTGTAGAGCCAGGCTCATTACCTGGCACCAGGCCAGCCTTTGCCCTTGCTCTTAATTCTGATTAACTAGCAAAAGGTTAATGACTTGGCAGCTCCAACACATAATCATTAACAGCCCAGCTTTCCTACTAACCTTGGGGGGTGTGACTCAGTTCAGTCCCAGTGCCTTTCTCACTCATTGGCCCTAAACTGAACTGGGAACCATGTGGGCCACCAGGCCACACCAGTGCACTGACAGAAgtgtcagagctggggaaggaagaggTGCAGGATGTCACTGGAGGAGTGGAGGcacctttttcctctttgccttttccttctccagtttcttctgctgtttcttCACCTTCTTGAGggccttcttcttcttctcaaTCAGGCGGTCCACATCAATGCCGCTCTGCAAAGCAGTGtggccctgtgtccccagctgccccaaCGCCACCCTGTTGCTGGCAGACAGGCAGGAGACAGAGGAAGCACTCTGAGCTGGTGACTCTCCTACCTTTTTCTTCAGGGCCTCAGCGTACAGCTCCACATTGGCAAAATAGATGGTGGAGGAAGAGCGGAAGATCTTCACGCCAGGGACCTCCTGTGCCTGGGGGCAGATGGGGAGGGTGCTACCCCAAGGATGGAGCCACCtgttcccctccccttccccccacCAAAATGCCCCCAGCCCCTTTTTCCAGTGAGCTTTGAGCTGCCCCCCAGTGCAGGCAGCTCTTCCCCCACCGCTTGTGCTGTTACCATCTCGTATTCCACCACATCCCTGTAGACGTCAGTGTCGGAGATGCGCCCCAGGATGGAGTagtgggggctgcagggaggagagcaAGGGGCTGAGGTCAGCACAGGTTCCTTCTGCCCTTGGGATGTGGCACAGGCCCCAGCCCCGGGGTACTCACAGCTGGGTACGGAAGATGACCGTGAGCAGCCCAAATGCCACTGAGGCCGCCAGGCCGATGTCCAGGTTCAGCAGGAGGGTGGCTATGAATGTCACAACCCAGACCAGCTGGAGAGGGGACACAGTCAGCTGTAGCACAGCCTCTTCACTGGCACCCACAAGCCTCAGGGAGGGTGGAGAGATCCTCTCCAGGAACAAGAGAACAGCCCTAGGGCTGGCCAGCACCTTACCAGGTCCACCTTGTTGGACTTCCAGAGAGTGCATAAGTCCTTGAACTGCTTGAACATGCCCTTGAGGTTGGCAATGATGATGGCAGCTAAGATGGCCTAGGAGAGAAATTTCTGCAGCTGTGAGGAAGCTGAGGGCAAATCTCTTTCCCGTTCCCCTACCATATCACCATTGCATGGGACAGGCACAGGTCAGGGATGTGacactggggctgtgggacTAGATGTACCTTGGGTAGGTCCCTGAAGAGCTCTCCAATCTTCAGAATGGTCACCAGGATGACCAGGGATGCGATGACACCAGCTACCTGTGCAGAAGGAGAGCAGGAGGCAAGGGGTGAGCCCCCACTGCtagctgtgctgcctgccccTGGTTCAGCCCCAGAGAGggggcagcactgcccagaCCCACCTGGCTGTTGCCCCCTGTGCTCTCCTGTACAAGGCTCCTCGACATGGAGCAGCTGATGGCAAAACACTGGAAGAATCCTCCTAAGAAGTTGCAGAGACCCAGTGCaatcagctcctgcagggacagagcagtggCAGGGCAGCACCATGCTTTCATCTGCCTGCACGAAGGGCAAGATTAGCTTTCACCCAGGGTGGGGGCCCTGTGCCTCAGAGCATCACCTGGTTGCTGTCCACTTTGTAGCCATGTTTCAGGGCAAAGATTTTGCCCAGGGAGATGCAGATGGCATAGCCTACCACAGCAATGGCAAAGGCATTGCCTGCCACCTGCCCAAAGTAGCTCATGTTAGGGACCACAGGTGGCTTCAACCTACATTCaagagagagatggggctcaAACAGGGGTGCTGTGGGCAGCAtggtgccctggcacagccccctgCACCCTCAGGCCCCACTCACCCACTGGGGATGTTGCCCACCACGGAGATGCCAAACTTTTCTTTCAGGTTGACCCCATAGGAGATGCCAGTGGAAACGATGATCTGGGGGAGAATGACTGGAGTGAGGCAGGGTCTTCCTGCACAGGGACTGTGGTGGAGGAACACatgccctgga contains:
- the SLC26A6 gene encoding solute carrier family 26 member 6, which translates into the protein MAAEMALSHRGPHKVLNEAELEEVAHRKPPPRPSLRGYLRKTRCSGSAAKSLLFRFLPFLRWLPRYPIKDWLLGDIVSGFSVGIMHLPQGLAYALLAGLPPVTGLYSSFYPVFLYFFFGTSRHNSVGPFAVISVMIGSLTESLMPSEDFMISVNGSNTTIDEERRDAARVELVATITVLTGIFQVALGLLQFGFVVTYLSDPLVRGYTTAASVHVLVSQLKNVFGISQGEASGPLSLFVTIIDLCKKLPGTNVGTLVTAIIAMVAILIVKELNHKFAAKLPMPIPIELITIIVSTGISYGVNLKEKFGISVVGNIPSGLKPPVVPNMSYFGQVAGNAFAIAVVGYAICISLGKIFALKHGYKVDSNQELIALGLCNFLGGFFQCFAISCSMSRSLVQESTGGNSQVAGVIASLVILVTILKIGELFRDLPKAILAAIIIANLKGMFKQFKDLCTLWKSNKVDLLVWVVTFIATLLLNLDIGLAASVAFGLLTVIFRTQLPHYSILGRISDTDVYRDVVEYEMAQEVPGVKIFRSSSTIYFANVELYAEALKKKSGIDVDRLIEKKKKALKKVKKQQKKLEKEKAKRKKHAEDGPGVSVIELSSEESGAPSEPTLQSLGLPKPNFHAVILDFSPINFVDTVAIKILKNIFRDFHEIEVDVFVASCSVSVLAQLEQGNFFSSAITKHSFFPSVHDAVAHISRERHQASVDHSTRM